The following are from one region of the Acidobacteriota bacterium genome:
- a CDS encoding sigma-70 family RNA polymerase sigma factor — MDHPNQVTELLVRWREGDREALEALMPLVYQELRRLAHHYLSQERGDHTLQSTALVHEAYIRLAGQNPPQWQNRAHFFGIAARVMRQILVEYARGRGAAKRGGNVCTLTLDESIALPQQLDVDVVQLDKALTELAELDDQQSRIVELRFFGGLTIEDTAEALRISPATVKRDWVTARAWLYRAMTGESPA; from the coding sequence CTGGACCATCCCAATCAAGTTACGGAGTTACTCGTTCGTTGGCGCGAAGGTGATCGCGAAGCCCTCGAAGCACTGATGCCGCTCGTCTATCAGGAGCTGCGCCGCCTTGCGCATCACTATTTGAGTCAGGAACGGGGCGACCACACTCTGCAAAGCACAGCCTTGGTGCACGAGGCGTATATCCGGCTGGCGGGACAGAACCCTCCCCAATGGCAGAACCGGGCCCACTTTTTCGGTATCGCGGCACGGGTCATGCGGCAAATTCTGGTCGAATACGCGCGCGGCCGAGGGGCCGCCAAGCGGGGCGGCAACGTTTGCACGCTCACGCTGGACGAGTCGATCGCACTACCTCAGCAACTCGACGTCGACGTCGTGCAACTCGACAAGGCTTTGACCGAACTTGCGGAGTTGGATGATCAGCAGAGCCGGATTGTGGAACTCCGCTTCTTCGGTGGCCTGACCATAGAAGACACCGCCGAGGCTCTGCGGATATCCCCCGCGACCGTAAAGCGCGACTGGGTCACGGCGCGAGCATGGTTGTACCGCGCCATGACGGGAGAATCGCCGGCATGA
- a CDS encoding DUF11 domain-containing protein, translating to MLRRIVKRFVLILTVLTLALFATGIANAQAGLTIGLAPGTDPNGEPTYTASVGNTSLANIPLLTVTYTLPVGELPISPSPSGGCLFTPGPFHLTAVCTFSNLGSNQSHDFVIAVHPVDTAPQDVTALAHAPGFDDVSAFVTSQITGVGLTEMQVTMSSTNPGKVGEALVYNVTVVNIQDDDARNVFAILALPKGTTFVSATKGCTHGVLVTCKLGQMSPGTGKTVTITVLPTVSGWAQATAGVRLTTPDRDFTNNSSANSIWINP from the coding sequence ATGCTTCGCAGAATCGTTAAACGGTTTGTTCTCATTCTCACCGTTCTTACACTCGCGCTCTTCGCAACCGGTATCGCCAACGCACAGGCCGGACTCACGATTGGACTTGCACCCGGCACCGATCCGAACGGCGAACCGACCTACACCGCTAGTGTTGGCAACACCAGCCTCGCCAACATTCCACTTCTGACGGTCACATACACATTGCCGGTTGGCGAACTTCCGATTTCGCCGTCTCCCAGCGGAGGCTGCCTCTTTACACCGGGACCGTTTCATCTGACTGCGGTCTGCACGTTTTCGAACCTCGGTTCGAATCAATCGCATGACTTCGTTATCGCAGTGCATCCGGTGGATACTGCGCCGCAGGATGTCACAGCACTTGCGCACGCTCCAGGTTTTGACGATGTGAGCGCCTTCGTTACCAGCCAGATCACGGGAGTTGGACTCACCGAAATGCAGGTCACCATGAGTTCCACAAACCCGGGGAAAGTCGGAGAAGCGCTGGTCTATAACGTGACCGTGGTCAACATTCAGGACGACGACGCCCGGAATGTATTCGCCATCCTTGCTTTGCCGAAAGGCACGACTTTTGTTTCGGCGACCAAGGGGTGTACGCACGGCGTCCTCGTTACCTGCAAACTCGGTCAAATGAGCCCAGGGACCGGCAAGACGGTCACCATCACCGTGCTGCCTACCGTGTCTGGATGGGCACAGGCCACCGCCGGAGTTCGACTCACCACTCCTGATCGTGACTTCACCAACAACAGTTCTGCCAACAGCATCTGGATCAACCCGTAA
- a CDS encoding Ig-like domain repeat protein produces the protein MTGLNASGTIAGIASQHAVVWSANDGLQDLGTFGGPTSIVDGINDLGQVVGCADTGAGARNAFVGFSGSGIQDIDPDINDTSCAFAVSSNGNVTGQIGDGKGGSDTFIWSPLGGLQLTGLGNQVHPFSINDSGAITGYYQTPTGLNAFFWTVNGGLEDLGVGVGTSVNKFGQVLGDDLSGRPFLWTHAGGRHLVPQLVHGWSAVAINDAGQILVRASARSRVLTPAVKISLTSSANPSQVGQSVTFTANAASVQGAPPDGELIVFKVSNKVLAKVPLVAGSASVTTSTIKAGTHKVTAQYVGDVNYFASKSAPLNQIVNP, from the coding sequence GTGACAGGCCTCAATGCCAGCGGCACGATTGCCGGCATAGCATCCCAGCACGCGGTTGTGTGGAGTGCTAACGACGGCCTGCAGGACCTTGGAACATTTGGCGGGCCCACCAGTATCGTGGACGGCATCAACGACTTGGGGCAAGTCGTTGGATGTGCGGATACCGGCGCAGGTGCACGTAATGCTTTTGTGGGGTTCTCGGGGTCAGGAATTCAGGACATTGATCCGGATATCAACGATACGAGCTGTGCTTTCGCGGTTAGCAGCAATGGAAACGTGACAGGCCAGATCGGCGATGGAAAGGGCGGTAGCGATACTTTCATTTGGAGCCCACTGGGTGGGTTGCAACTCACTGGCCTCGGCAATCAGGTACATCCTTTCTCCATCAACGATTCTGGGGCGATCACTGGCTACTACCAAACTCCTACGGGACTAAATGCCTTCTTCTGGACCGTAAACGGAGGGCTTGAGGATCTGGGAGTTGGAGTGGGGACGTCGGTGAACAAGTTCGGCCAGGTTCTCGGCGACGACTTGTCGGGGAGACCGTTTCTTTGGACACATGCTGGCGGTCGGCACCTGGTGCCGCAACTGGTACACGGTTGGTCCGCAGTTGCGATCAATGACGCAGGCCAGATTCTGGTTCGGGCGAGCGCAAGGAGTCGTGTCCTGACCCCGGCGGTGAAGATCTCGCTCACATCGTCGGCGAATCCTTCTCAGGTCGGGCAAAGCGTCACCTTCACTGCGAACGCCGCATCCGTGCAAGGCGCTCCCCCTGACGGAGAACTGATTGTGTTCAAGGTCAGCAACAAGGTCCTGGCGAAGGTGCCGCTGGTTGCAGGAAGCGCAAGCGTCACAACCTCGACGATCAAGGCGGGTACTCACAAGGTCACGGCGCAATATGTTGGTGACGTGAACTACTTTGCCAGCAAATCTGCGCCGCTAAACCAGATCGTAAATCCGTAA
- a CDS encoding aldo/keto reductase: MSEKRNSSRRDFLKQSSVLGAAVVTSGVTSTTTRVLPPLPANPVTEKAMPTRNLGRTGYRVGIFSLGGQAAIEQPNNEAVAVPIIERAIDLGVNYIDTAAMYGGEQRWSQRYIGEVMKRRRNQVYLASKTHDRTRDGSLKLIEQSLKLLNTDHLDAWQLHHIDNQNDVDTIFAKGGAIEAFQQMKEQKVVRYLGVTGHTDPNFLIQCVERFPFDQILMALNAADKHHLSFMEKLLPLAVEKQMGIIGMKIPARGRILSSWKPEGPQGGWTGTAKGPGTLAMKEALYYVLSLPVSTVIIGCDTIAQLEENVRLARDFTPLSENQLASLAEKAEPVARQALFFRRWS; the protein is encoded by the coding sequence ATGTCCGAGAAGCGCAATTCTTCCCGCCGCGATTTCCTGAAACAATCCAGCGTCCTCGGTGCTGCCGTTGTCACGAGCGGTGTAACCAGTACCACTACTCGCGTGCTTCCCCCGTTACCCGCTAATCCCGTTACCGAGAAAGCGATGCCCACGCGCAACCTTGGACGCACTGGTTATCGCGTAGGCATCTTTAGCCTGGGTGGGCAGGCCGCGATCGAGCAGCCCAACAACGAAGCGGTCGCAGTGCCCATCATCGAGCGCGCCATTGATCTCGGCGTCAACTACATTGATACGGCGGCGATGTATGGCGGAGAACAACGCTGGAGCCAGCGTTACATCGGCGAGGTCATGAAGCGCCGCCGGAACCAGGTATATCTGGCATCGAAGACCCACGACCGCACTCGTGACGGTTCCTTGAAGTTGATCGAACAGTCCCTGAAGTTGCTCAATACCGATCACCTGGACGCATGGCAGCTGCATCACATCGACAATCAGAACGATGTTGACACCATCTTCGCGAAAGGCGGCGCCATCGAAGCCTTCCAGCAAATGAAGGAACAGAAGGTGGTCCGCTACCTCGGAGTGACCGGACACACCGATCCCAATTTTCTGATTCAGTGCGTGGAGCGTTTTCCGTTTGATCAGATCCTGATGGCGCTGAATGCTGCCGACAAACATCACCTGAGTTTCATGGAGAAACTTCTCCCGCTCGCGGTGGAAAAGCAGATGGGGATCATCGGGATGAAGATTCCCGCCCGCGGCCGGATTCTCTCCAGTTGGAAGCCGGAAGGCCCGCAAGGAGGCTGGACGGGCACTGCGAAAGGTCCCGGGACGCTGGCGATGAAAGAGGCTCTTTACTACGTGCTGTCACTCCCGGTCAGCACCGTCATCATTGGCTGCGACACGATTGCCCAGCTCGAAGAAAATGTGCGACTGGCACGAGACTTTACGCCGCTGAGCGAAAACCAACTTGCTTCGCTCGCCGAAAAGGCGGAGCCGGTCGCGCGGCAAGCGCTCTTCTTCCGGCGCTGGTCGTAA
- a CDS encoding FKBP-type peptidyl-prolyl cis-trans isomerase gives MAVPILAAGILLLGSAQAQETPAAKTEPAPAAKAKTAPAAKTAKTPPAKAAPAKPTAKAPGAAASKGAGVTTLKTTKEKFSYALGMNLGANFHKQAVDVDPNLVAQGIRAAMAGGKTLLTEAEAQAALTEVQTELRKKQMEKMQVTGEANKKEGDSFLEANKGKEGVTALPSGLQYKILTAGTGPKPSATDSVVCNYRGTLINGKEFDSSYKRGQPATFPVNGVIKGWTEALQLMPAGSKWQLFIPSSLAYGERGAGGDIGPNATLIFEVELMSIQEKAKTEDKK, from the coding sequence ATGGCAGTACCGATATTGGCGGCGGGAATCCTGCTCCTTGGCAGTGCGCAGGCGCAGGAAACTCCGGCCGCGAAAACTGAACCAGCCCCGGCAGCCAAGGCTAAGACGGCTCCAGCCGCGAAAACAGCGAAAACACCGCCAGCCAAGGCTGCTCCGGCCAAGCCCACTGCAAAGGCCCCCGGTGCGGCGGCCAGCAAAGGCGCCGGCGTAACTACCCTGAAGACGACGAAAGAAAAGTTCAGCTACGCCCTGGGAATGAATCTGGGCGCGAACTTCCATAAGCAAGCCGTCGATGTGGATCCGAACCTCGTCGCCCAGGGGATTCGAGCAGCCATGGCCGGCGGCAAGACTCTGCTGACCGAAGCGGAAGCACAGGCAGCGCTAACGGAAGTTCAAACCGAACTACGAAAGAAGCAAATGGAGAAGATGCAAGTGACCGGCGAAGCGAATAAAAAAGAAGGCGACTCATTTCTGGAAGCGAACAAAGGCAAAGAAGGCGTGACAGCGCTGCCCAGCGGGCTGCAATACAAGATCCTCACCGCAGGCACCGGTCCCAAGCCGTCGGCCACCGATTCGGTCGTCTGCAATTACAGAGGAACACTGATTAACGGCAAAGAATTTGACAGCTCCTACAAACGCGGCCAGCCAGCCACTTTCCCTGTCAACGGTGTCATCAAGGGCTGGACGGAAGCTCTCCAACTCATGCCGGCAGGATCGAAGTGGCAACTCTTCATTCCTTCGTCACTTGCCTATGGAGAGCGCGGAGCGGGCGGCGATATTGGTCCGAATGCGACGCTGATCTTCGAAGTTGAGTTGATGTCGATCCAGGAGAAGGCCAAGACGGAAGACAAGAAGTAA
- a CDS encoding histidinol-phosphate aminotransferase family protein, translating into MAFSRRGFLRTLTAGTVAGSLSTWSGKALAGVSAITARPERDAEGFLLLDSNENVYGPSAKVVSAVQESLSRANRYPFREYDALTQDIARSHKVDSNQIVLGCGSTDILRVCAAALLGPGKRVITASPTFEDLAMYSRAIGAEVVTVPLTPTFAHDLDAMLARIDDTVTLVYLCNPNNPTASITPRVDIEGFLSKLPPSVCVLVDEAYHHYVNASARYVSFLDRPVNNERMIVMRTFSKIHGIAGLRLGYAVMDHRLAEKMRTYLTDVDVNCTAVAAGRASLADTESVQLFAKRNRDDRQEFFNQAMARMLKPIDSHTNFVMMDAHQPADDVIAHFLKDKIRIGRHFPPLTHHIRISLGTPSAMNEFWRVWDLLPQSKMSM; encoded by the coding sequence ATGGCGTTTTCGCGCAGGGGATTTCTCCGCACGCTCACGGCAGGGACAGTTGCAGGTTCGCTGAGCACATGGTCAGGCAAGGCGCTGGCAGGCGTATCGGCTATAACCGCTCGCCCCGAGAGAGATGCAGAAGGATTTCTGCTACTCGACAGCAACGAGAATGTCTATGGACCTTCCGCGAAGGTTGTATCCGCGGTGCAAGAGTCGCTCAGCCGGGCGAACCGCTACCCATTTCGCGAATACGATGCCCTCACCCAGGACATCGCCCGTTCTCACAAAGTCGATAGCAACCAGATCGTGCTCGGCTGTGGTTCGACGGACATCTTGCGCGTGTGCGCGGCGGCGCTGCTTGGTCCCGGCAAAAGAGTCATCACAGCGTCACCCACGTTTGAGGATCTGGCAATGTATTCGCGCGCAATCGGAGCGGAAGTTGTCACCGTGCCGCTCACTCCAACCTTCGCGCATGATCTCGACGCGATGCTGGCGCGGATCGATGACACGGTCACACTCGTGTATCTATGCAATCCCAACAATCCAACAGCCAGCATCACTCCTCGCGTCGACATCGAAGGGTTTCTGAGCAAGCTGCCGCCATCCGTCTGCGTGCTGGTCGATGAGGCGTACCACCATTATGTAAATGCGTCAGCTCGATATGTTTCGTTTCTGGATCGCCCCGTCAATAACGAGCGAATGATCGTCATGCGGACATTCTCCAAAATCCACGGGATCGCAGGCCTCCGCCTGGGGTACGCAGTCATGGATCATCGCCTGGCCGAGAAAATGCGGACGTACCTCACCGATGTTGACGTGAATTGCACCGCAGTGGCGGCAGGTCGGGCATCGTTGGCCGATACGGAGAGCGTCCAGCTTTTTGCGAAACGAAACCGGGACGATCGGCAGGAATTCTTCAATCAGGCAATGGCACGCATGTTGAAGCCGATCGACTCCCACACAAACTTCGTCATGATGGATGCGCACCAACCGGCCGACGACGTCATCGCGCATTTCCTCAAAGACAAGATCCGCATCGGAAGACACTTCCCTCCCCTGACTCACCACATTCGCATCTCGTTGGGAACGCCGTCTGCAATGAATGAATTCTGGCGGGTTTGGGACCTCTTACCTCAATCAAAGATGTCCATGTAG
- a CDS encoding DUF1929 domain-containing protein: MRHIVARASRLVGMFLFAVFATVHVAAQADKFGQWTTLPDLMPINPVHVAMLHNNKVLIVSGSGNVAGNTNYQAGLFDPATGLVTTQPISWDMFCNGMVILPDGRPLIVGGTLQYDPFHGETRTAVYDLVTNSFSNVQPMAVGRWYPTATVMGDGRVMAFSGLDINGGTTPAVQFFTADGGWSSPVNAPWTPPLYPRMTLLPSGKVFYSGPGAGSALFDPIAQTWAQNVAHTKYGGSRGYGTTVLLPLTPANNYTPSVMIMGGASPSTATTEIIDLSQPTLTWNFGPSMSQPRIEMDATILPSGKVLALGGSLNDEQVSSASLNADLYDPVSNTFSSAGANGFARLYHSVSLLLPDGTVWVAGGNPARGTYEQKIEIYQPAYLFTNDGQGHVIPAVRPTIGDAPATAAYGSAIAVSTPDASNISSIALIKAGAVTHAFDMDQRMVGLNFTDQGNGTLLVNAPANGNLAPPGYYLLFLVNSAGVPSLANWVQVLSSDFSLGVAPASQQVPPGGSTTYTATVTPQNGFTGTVHLGVNGLPPGTTATFSVPTLTGGDSTLNVVVGNTVAPGSYPFTINAVSGAITHTTNATLVVSTVAGSFTVTITPASQTVTRNSTSTYTVTITPLKGFQGNVSLAGRVSGTHITMSLNPPVVGPSGTSTLTVNVDGKAGRSLHRLKVIGTSGQLSKTGQLALTVQ; the protein is encoded by the coding sequence ATGCGCCACATCGTTGCGCGAGCCTCCCGGCTCGTTGGGATGTTTCTGTTTGCCGTCTTCGCAACCGTTCACGTCGCTGCGCAGGCCGACAAGTTTGGCCAGTGGACGACGCTACCGGATTTGATGCCCATCAATCCTGTGCACGTTGCGATGCTCCACAACAACAAGGTCTTGATCGTGTCCGGATCCGGAAATGTGGCGGGCAATACCAACTACCAGGCGGGGCTGTTTGATCCAGCCACCGGATTGGTCACGACCCAACCGATCTCCTGGGACATGTTCTGCAACGGTATGGTGATTTTGCCCGATGGGCGGCCCCTGATCGTAGGTGGCACGTTGCAATATGACCCGTTTCATGGCGAGACCCGGACCGCCGTCTACGACCTTGTGACAAATAGTTTCAGCAACGTTCAGCCGATGGCTGTCGGGCGTTGGTATCCCACCGCAACTGTCATGGGCGATGGCCGCGTGATGGCTTTCTCCGGACTCGACATCAACGGTGGTACGACACCGGCAGTGCAATTCTTCACGGCAGACGGCGGTTGGTCTTCACCAGTGAATGCTCCGTGGACGCCCCCTCTCTATCCGCGCATGACCTTGCTTCCTAGCGGCAAAGTCTTCTATTCGGGACCGGGGGCCGGTTCCGCGCTCTTCGATCCAATTGCGCAGACATGGGCACAAAATGTCGCGCACACCAAATATGGCGGGTCTCGTGGTTACGGAACAACGGTCCTGCTGCCGCTGACGCCGGCGAACAACTACACGCCAAGCGTGATGATCATGGGTGGCGCCAGTCCCTCCACCGCCACGACCGAGATCATTGATCTGTCCCAACCAACGCTCACATGGAATTTCGGACCGAGCATGAGCCAGCCGCGCATCGAAATGGACGCAACCATCCTGCCCAGCGGCAAGGTACTGGCGCTTGGCGGATCGCTGAATGACGAGCAGGTCAGTTCCGCCAGTTTGAATGCAGATTTATACGACCCGGTCAGCAATACGTTTTCATCGGCGGGCGCAAACGGTTTTGCGCGGCTCTATCATTCCGTATCATTGTTGTTGCCGGATGGAACCGTCTGGGTTGCCGGCGGCAATCCTGCGCGCGGTACTTACGAACAGAAGATTGAAATCTATCAACCAGCCTATCTTTTTACCAATGACGGACAAGGCCACGTTATACCAGCCGTGCGGCCGACGATCGGGGACGCTCCCGCAACCGCAGCCTACGGGTCAGCCATCGCGGTCAGTACTCCGGACGCAAGCAACATCAGTTCGATCGCACTGATCAAAGCGGGCGCGGTTACGCACGCTTTCGACATGGATCAGCGCATGGTTGGCTTGAACTTCACCGATCAGGGCAACGGCACGCTGCTGGTGAACGCTCCGGCAAATGGCAACCTCGCGCCTCCGGGATACTATTTGCTGTTCCTGGTGAATTCTGCTGGTGTGCCGTCGTTGGCAAACTGGGTCCAGGTGCTGTCATCCGATTTCTCACTGGGCGTGGCCCCGGCATCGCAACAGGTTCCGCCGGGAGGCAGTACGACGTACACAGCGACCGTCACACCGCAAAATGGATTTACCGGCACTGTCCATCTGGGAGTCAACGGATTGCCTCCAGGCACAACAGCAACTTTCAGCGTACCGACGCTGACCGGAGGAGATTCCACTCTGAATGTCGTGGTCGGCAACACCGTAGCACCCGGGTCTTATCCTTTTACGATCAACGCAGTGAGTGGCGCGATCACGCACACCACCAATGCAACGCTGGTTGTGAGCACTGTCGCGGGAAGCTTCACAGTGACGATAACGCCCGCGTCACAAACGGTCACACGGAACTCCACTTCAACGTACACAGTCACAATCACACCATTGAAGGGGTTTCAGGGGAACGTCAGCCTTGCGGGTAGGGTCTCGGGCACGCACATTACCATGAGTCTGAATCCGCCCGTAGTCGGTCCCTCCGGGACGTCCACACTGACTGTGAACGTGGACGGCAAGGCGGGACGTAGTTTGCACAGGCTGAAAGTAATCGGAACCAGTGGTCAACTCTCGAAGACGGGCCAACTGGCGCTCACGGTACAGTAA
- a CDS encoding thiazole synthase — MTDPLIIAGREFRSRLIVGTGKYRSFQENARALEASGADMVTVAVRRVNLDRTKESLLDYIDPKKYFLLPNTAGCYTADETIRTARLAREVGLSDWVKLEVIGDQATLFPDVQATLEATQVLVKEGFTVLAYTSDDIVFAKRLVDAGASAVMPLGAPIGSGLGIQNAANLRILRELITGVPLIVDAGVGTASDAAIAMELGYDAVLMNTGIAAAQEPVLMAEAMKNAVLAGRQAYLAGRMPKKLYATASSPLEGVVR, encoded by the coding sequence ATGACAGACCCACTGATCATTGCAGGACGCGAGTTCCGTTCCCGGCTCATTGTCGGCACTGGCAAGTACCGCTCCTTTCAGGAAAATGCGCGCGCACTCGAAGCCAGTGGCGCAGATATGGTCACCGTCGCCGTGCGGCGTGTGAACCTGGATCGCACCAAGGAATCTCTCCTCGATTACATCGATCCCAAGAAATACTTTCTTTTGCCCAACACGGCAGGCTGTTACACGGCGGATGAAACTATCCGTACCGCCCGCCTGGCACGCGAAGTTGGACTTTCAGACTGGGTCAAGCTGGAAGTGATCGGCGATCAGGCCACTCTCTTCCCCGACGTCCAAGCGACGCTTGAAGCGACCCAGGTGCTGGTGAAGGAAGGCTTCACGGTGTTGGCGTACACGTCCGATGACATCGTGTTTGCAAAACGGCTGGTCGACGCGGGAGCCTCGGCCGTCATGCCATTGGGAGCACCCATCGGCAGTGGGTTAGGAATTCAGAATGCCGCCAATCTGCGTATTCTCCGGGAGTTGATTACGGGAGTCCCGCTCATCGTCGATGCGGGCGTAGGCACCGCTTCCGACGCCGCGATTGCCATGGAGTTGGGCTATGACGCGGTCTTGATGAATACCGGTATTGCAGCCGCACAGGAACCGGTGCTCATGGCCGAGGCAATGAAAAATGCCGTGCTTGCTGGGCGCCAAGCCTATCTCGCGGGACGGATGCCGAAAAAGCTCTACGCTACCGCCAGTTCGCCGCTCGAAGGCGTGGTGCGTTAG